In one Musa acuminata AAA Group cultivar baxijiao chromosome BXJ2-5, Cavendish_Baxijiao_AAA, whole genome shotgun sequence genomic region, the following are encoded:
- the LOC135580863 gene encoding uncharacterized protein LOC135580863 isoform X3 gives MEGFGCPRFIGLDTVVKKRRSARRPRPNAQLTFDACNISPLLSAPSLSNSRNFSADDDGGSDTFFRRKEVYLNGPSPRSLAINLAPSRKVTKDDKALQELGSPDTGLEKRGEDCGMDHLGEAHHITSESKLRKVKLKVGGVTRTIHAKSDLQSSSDKSSLAKPLQFLEAPRHRLKLNSQNVFDGHSPIEKGNNFQGDPWMDSSVLNFPNGTKEDFSNKAVQAGLSGKKAEPSSEPTRKSKRVPKRRVFDDVEGDYDIRHIEKLRASKVAADHVAELDDSGENGFKRPNMSKMSRSRNAAYEVDDEYVLSRSSKEKRKKLRQGRESYDVDYVEEEELGSDVAPDAKRKKQNATLELAADVRTECLTTRQRALQSGKAGNGESLIEFPNGLPPAPSRKQKEKLSEVEIQAKKAEAAQRRKMQVEKQTRESEAAAIRKILGQDKKEEKKQKELEEKAKAAKSITLQPSTVRWVTGPTGTIVTFADDVGLPSLFGSKPSRCNCILSCKSLLPSSTREMCRSIMYKCIQVPRFQDQASIVQSAVLQSYPRKGIRLSYLSNSCR, from the exons ATGGAGGGATTTGGTTGTCCTAGATTCATTGGATTAGATACTGTGGTGAAGAAGCGGAGAAGTGCACGGCGTCCACGACCAAATGCCCAGTTGACTTTTGACGCTTGTAATATATCACCTCTACTCTCTGCTCCATCGTTAAGCAATTCAAGAAATTTCTCAGCTGATGATGATGGAGGCAGTGACACCTTCTTCCGAAGGAAAGAAGTTTATCTCAATGGTCCTTCTCCGAGAAGTTTAGCTATCAATTTAGCACCTTCAAGGAAGGTCACAAAAGATGACAAGGCACTTCAGGAATTAG GTTCCCCGGATACTGGTCTGGAAAAGAGAGGGGAGGACTGTGGTATGGATCATCTAGGAGAAGCTCATCACATAACATCTGAGAGCAAGCTGAGAAAGGTGAAGCTCAAAGTTGGCGGAGTCACACGCACAATACATGCAAAGTCTGATCTGCAGTCAAGCAGTGATAAATCTTCTCTTGCAAAACCCCTGCAGTTTCTAGAGGCCCCTCGGCACCGTCTAAAACTTAATTCACAG AATGTTTTTGATGGTCATTCTCCGATAGAAAAAGGGAATAACTTTCAAGGAGATCCATGGATGGATTCTAGTGTGCTAAACTTTCCTAATGGGACAAAGGAGGATTTTAGCAATAAagcagttcaagcaggcttatctGGAAAGAAAGCAGAGCCTTCTTCCGAGCCTACTCGTAAAAGCAAGAGGGTACCCAAGCGGCGGGTTTTTGATGATGTTGAGGGAGATTATGATATTCGCCACATTGAGAAACTTAGGGCTTCTAAGGTTGCTGCAGATCATGTTGCTGAGCTTGATGATAGTGGTGAGAATGGTTTCAAGCGGCCCAACATGTCCAAAATGTCTAGAAGTAGAAATGCAGCATATGAAGTAGATGATGAATATGTTTTGTCTCGATCAagcaaggagaagagaaagaagttgAGACAGGGAAGGGAATCTTATGATGTGGATTATGTTGAAGAGGAAGAACTTGGTTCTGATGTTGCACCTGATGCCAAGCGAAAGAAACAGAATGCAACTCTTGAGTTAGCTGCCGATGTTAGAACGGAATGTCTTACTACCCGTCAACGGGCACTTCAATCTGGAAAAGCTGGCAACGGTGAGAGTTTGATAGAGTTCCCCAACGGATTACCCCCTGCACCTTCGAGAA AACAAAAGGAGAAGCTCTCAGAAGTTGAGATACAAGCAAAGAAAGCGGAGGCTGCTCAGAGACGGAAAATGCAAGTAGAGAAGCAAACTAGAGAATCTGAG GCTGCAGCGATAAGGAAAATATTAGGACAAGAcaagaaggaagaaaagaagcagAAAGAGCTCGAGGAAAAG GCAAAGGCTGCCAAATCTATAACATTGCAACCCAGCACCGTACGTTGGGTGACCGGTCCAACCGGCACGATTGTTACTTTTGCTGATGATGTAGGCCTTCCAAGTTTATTCGGATCTAAGCCATCCAGGTGCAATTGTATTCTCTCATGCAAATCTCTC TTACCCTCCTCCACGAGAGAAATGTGCCGGTCCATCATGTACAAATGCATACAAGTACCGAGATTCCAAGACCAAGCTTCCATTGTGCAGTCTGCAGTGTTACAGAGCTATCCAAGAAAGGGCATAAGACTATCATATCTCTCCAACTCCTGTAGGTAG
- the LOC135580863 gene encoding uncharacterized protein LOC135580863 isoform X1 codes for MEGFGCPRFIGLDTVVKKRRSARRPRPNAQLTFDACNISPLLSAPSLSNSRNFSADDDGGSDTFFRRKEVYLNGPSPRSLAINLAPSRKVTKDDKALQELGGYSGGGTSRGGHLLDLKYCGEGILAPAKWKSTHKVNEAIVMQSGSPDTGLEKRGEDCGMDHLGEAHHITSESKLRKVKLKVGGVTRTIHAKSDLQSSSDKSSLAKPLQFLEAPRHRLKLNSQNVFDGHSPIEKGNNFQGDPWMDSSVLNFPNGTKEDFSNKAVQAGLSGKKAEPSSEPTRKSKRVPKRRVFDDVEGDYDIRHIEKLRASKVAADHVAELDDSGENGFKRPNMSKMSRSRNAAYEVDDEYVLSRSSKEKRKKLRQGRESYDVDYVEEEELGSDVAPDAKRKKQNATLELAADVRTECLTTRQRALQSGKAGNGESLIEFPNGLPPAPSRKQKEKLSEVEIQAKKAEAAQRRKMQVEKQTRESEAAAIRKILGQDKKEEKKQKELEEKAKAAKSITLQPSTVRWVTGPTGTIVTFADDVGLPSLFGSKPSRCNCILSCKSLLPSSTREMCRSIMYKCIQVPRFQDQASIVQSAVLQSYPRKGIRLSYLSNSCR; via the exons ATGGAGGGATTTGGTTGTCCTAGATTCATTGGATTAGATACTGTGGTGAAGAAGCGGAGAAGTGCACGGCGTCCACGACCAAATGCCCAGTTGACTTTTGACGCTTGTAATATATCACCTCTACTCTCTGCTCCATCGTTAAGCAATTCAAGAAATTTCTCAGCTGATGATGATGGAGGCAGTGACACCTTCTTCCGAAGGAAAGAAGTTTATCTCAATGGTCCTTCTCCGAGAAGTTTAGCTATCAATTTAGCACCTTCAAGGAAGGTCACAAAAGATGACAAGGCACTTCAGGAATTAGGTGGGTACTCTGGTGGCGGTACCTCGAGAGGTGGCCATCTTTTGGATTTGAAATATTGCGGCGAGGGTATCCTTGCCCCAGCTAAGTGGAAAAGCACTCACAAAGTTAATGAAGCAATTGTGATGCAATCAGGTTCCCCGGATACTGGTCTGGAAAAGAGAGGGGAGGACTGTGGTATGGATCATCTAGGAGAAGCTCATCACATAACATCTGAGAGCAAGCTGAGAAAGGTGAAGCTCAAAGTTGGCGGAGTCACACGCACAATACATGCAAAGTCTGATCTGCAGTCAAGCAGTGATAAATCTTCTCTTGCAAAACCCCTGCAGTTTCTAGAGGCCCCTCGGCACCGTCTAAAACTTAATTCACAG AATGTTTTTGATGGTCATTCTCCGATAGAAAAAGGGAATAACTTTCAAGGAGATCCATGGATGGATTCTAGTGTGCTAAACTTTCCTAATGGGACAAAGGAGGATTTTAGCAATAAagcagttcaagcaggcttatctGGAAAGAAAGCAGAGCCTTCTTCCGAGCCTACTCGTAAAAGCAAGAGGGTACCCAAGCGGCGGGTTTTTGATGATGTTGAGGGAGATTATGATATTCGCCACATTGAGAAACTTAGGGCTTCTAAGGTTGCTGCAGATCATGTTGCTGAGCTTGATGATAGTGGTGAGAATGGTTTCAAGCGGCCCAACATGTCCAAAATGTCTAGAAGTAGAAATGCAGCATATGAAGTAGATGATGAATATGTTTTGTCTCGATCAagcaaggagaagagaaagaagttgAGACAGGGAAGGGAATCTTATGATGTGGATTATGTTGAAGAGGAAGAACTTGGTTCTGATGTTGCACCTGATGCCAAGCGAAAGAAACAGAATGCAACTCTTGAGTTAGCTGCCGATGTTAGAACGGAATGTCTTACTACCCGTCAACGGGCACTTCAATCTGGAAAAGCTGGCAACGGTGAGAGTTTGATAGAGTTCCCCAACGGATTACCCCCTGCACCTTCGAGAA AACAAAAGGAGAAGCTCTCAGAAGTTGAGATACAAGCAAAGAAAGCGGAGGCTGCTCAGAGACGGAAAATGCAAGTAGAGAAGCAAACTAGAGAATCTGAG GCTGCAGCGATAAGGAAAATATTAGGACAAGAcaagaaggaagaaaagaagcagAAAGAGCTCGAGGAAAAG GCAAAGGCTGCCAAATCTATAACATTGCAACCCAGCACCGTACGTTGGGTGACCGGTCCAACCGGCACGATTGTTACTTTTGCTGATGATGTAGGCCTTCCAAGTTTATTCGGATCTAAGCCATCCAGGTGCAATTGTATTCTCTCATGCAAATCTCTC TTACCCTCCTCCACGAGAGAAATGTGCCGGTCCATCATGTACAAATGCATACAAGTACCGAGATTCCAAGACCAAGCTTCCATTGTGCAGTCTGCAGTGTTACAGAGCTATCCAAGAAAGGGCATAAGACTATCATATCTCTCCAACTCCTGTAGGTAG
- the LOC135580863 gene encoding uncharacterized protein LOC135580863 isoform X2 yields MEGFGCPRFIGLDTVVKKRRSARRPRPNAQLTFDACNISPLLSAPSLSNSRNFSADDDGGSDTFFRRKEVYLNGPSPRSLAINLAPSRKVTKDDKALQELGGYSGGGTSRGGHLLDLKYCGEGILAPAKWKSTHKVNEAIVMQSGSPDTGLEKRGEDCGMDHLGEAHHITSESKLRKVKLKVGGVTRTIHAKSDLQSSSDKSSLAKPLQFLEAPRHRLKLNSQNVFDGHSPIEKGNNFQGDPWMDSSVLNFPNGTKEDFSNKAVQAGLSGKKAEPSSEPTRKSKRVPKRRVFDDVEGDYDIRHIEKLRASKVAADHVAELDDSGENGFKRPNMSKMSRSRNAAYEVDDEYVLSRSSKEKRKKLRQGRESYDVDYVEEEELGSDVAPDAKRKKQNATLELAADVRTECLTTRQRALQSGKAGNGESLIEFPNGLPPAPSRKQKEKLSEVEIQAKKAEAAQRRKMQVEKQTRESEAAAIRKILGQDKKEEKKQKELEEKAKAAKSITLQPSTVRWVTGPTGTIVTFADDVGLPSLFGSKPSSYPPPREKCAGPSCTNAYKYRDSKTKLPLCSLQCYRAIQERA; encoded by the exons ATGGAGGGATTTGGTTGTCCTAGATTCATTGGATTAGATACTGTGGTGAAGAAGCGGAGAAGTGCACGGCGTCCACGACCAAATGCCCAGTTGACTTTTGACGCTTGTAATATATCACCTCTACTCTCTGCTCCATCGTTAAGCAATTCAAGAAATTTCTCAGCTGATGATGATGGAGGCAGTGACACCTTCTTCCGAAGGAAAGAAGTTTATCTCAATGGTCCTTCTCCGAGAAGTTTAGCTATCAATTTAGCACCTTCAAGGAAGGTCACAAAAGATGACAAGGCACTTCAGGAATTAGGTGGGTACTCTGGTGGCGGTACCTCGAGAGGTGGCCATCTTTTGGATTTGAAATATTGCGGCGAGGGTATCCTTGCCCCAGCTAAGTGGAAAAGCACTCACAAAGTTAATGAAGCAATTGTGATGCAATCAGGTTCCCCGGATACTGGTCTGGAAAAGAGAGGGGAGGACTGTGGTATGGATCATCTAGGAGAAGCTCATCACATAACATCTGAGAGCAAGCTGAGAAAGGTGAAGCTCAAAGTTGGCGGAGTCACACGCACAATACATGCAAAGTCTGATCTGCAGTCAAGCAGTGATAAATCTTCTCTTGCAAAACCCCTGCAGTTTCTAGAGGCCCCTCGGCACCGTCTAAAACTTAATTCACAG AATGTTTTTGATGGTCATTCTCCGATAGAAAAAGGGAATAACTTTCAAGGAGATCCATGGATGGATTCTAGTGTGCTAAACTTTCCTAATGGGACAAAGGAGGATTTTAGCAATAAagcagttcaagcaggcttatctGGAAAGAAAGCAGAGCCTTCTTCCGAGCCTACTCGTAAAAGCAAGAGGGTACCCAAGCGGCGGGTTTTTGATGATGTTGAGGGAGATTATGATATTCGCCACATTGAGAAACTTAGGGCTTCTAAGGTTGCTGCAGATCATGTTGCTGAGCTTGATGATAGTGGTGAGAATGGTTTCAAGCGGCCCAACATGTCCAAAATGTCTAGAAGTAGAAATGCAGCATATGAAGTAGATGATGAATATGTTTTGTCTCGATCAagcaaggagaagagaaagaagttgAGACAGGGAAGGGAATCTTATGATGTGGATTATGTTGAAGAGGAAGAACTTGGTTCTGATGTTGCACCTGATGCCAAGCGAAAGAAACAGAATGCAACTCTTGAGTTAGCTGCCGATGTTAGAACGGAATGTCTTACTACCCGTCAACGGGCACTTCAATCTGGAAAAGCTGGCAACGGTGAGAGTTTGATAGAGTTCCCCAACGGATTACCCCCTGCACCTTCGAGAA AACAAAAGGAGAAGCTCTCAGAAGTTGAGATACAAGCAAAGAAAGCGGAGGCTGCTCAGAGACGGAAAATGCAAGTAGAGAAGCAAACTAGAGAATCTGAG GCTGCAGCGATAAGGAAAATATTAGGACAAGAcaagaaggaagaaaagaagcagAAAGAGCTCGAGGAAAAG GCAAAGGCTGCCAAATCTATAACATTGCAACCCAGCACCGTACGTTGGGTGACCGGTCCAACCGGCACGATTGTTACTTTTGCTGATGATGTAGGCCTTCCAAGTTTATTCGGATCTAAGCCATCCAG TTACCCTCCTCCACGAGAGAAATGTGCCGGTCCATCATGTACAAATGCATACAAGTACCGAGATTCCAAGACCAAGCTTCCATTGTGCAGTCTGCAGTGTTACAGAGCTATCCAAGAAAGGGCATAA
- the LOC135611622 gene encoding vegetative cell wall protein gp1-like has product MRPETHHLLLVALFSCVLVPATAVCVPRNSSNSIYHATTSPPAFVVNYGSSSRPSPTPASYQPSSSPPPSPLSPAKYVPSSSPPPPTPVSYQPPTSSPPPPTPVSYQPPTSSPPPPVRYQRISSQQPTPAGSLGSTSPSGYSSPSTQLPIRDAVSALCSKTDYPDVCSSTIQSFPALVGPVDAAVMLKLHMKACREKAQIAQSQVSALVSHPGASSKLASSLQVCSDMYDDVFDSLDTAADAMASHDKGTLDSMLSGLISDFSTCEDAFTEDSITSPMAAVDDRLTKLASNCLAFSSLL; this is encoded by the coding sequence ATGAGGCCGGAAACCCATCATCTCCTCCTTGTCGCCCTCTTTTCGTGCGTGCTCGTCCCCGCGACGGCTGTCTGCGTCCCTCGCAATTCCTCCAACTCGATCTATCATGCCACAACCTCGCCGCCGGCCTTCGTCGTAAATTACGGTTCGTCCTCCCGGCCGTCGCCGACGCCAGCTAGTTATCAGCCTTCCTCGTCCCCACCGCCATCGCCGCTTTCGCCAGCCAAATATGTGCCCTCCTCGTCCCCGCCACCGCCGACGCCAGTCAGTTATCAGCCGCCCACCTCGTCCCCGCCACCGCCGACGCCAGTCAGTTATCAGCCGCCCACCTCGTCCCCGCCGCCGCCAGTCAGGTATCAGCGCATCTCATCCCAGCAGCCGACGCCAGCCGGTTCTCTGGGCTCCACGTCCCCCTCGGGCTACTCCTCGCCGTCCACCCAGCTCCCCATCCGCGACGCCGTCAGCGCGTTGTGCAGCAAGACCGACTACCCCGACGTGTGCAGCTCGACGATCCAGTCTTTCCCGGCCCTAGTCGGGCCCGTCGACGCCGCCGTGATGCTGAAGCTGCACATGAAGGCGTGCCGGGAGAAGGCGCAGATCGCGCAGTCCCAGGTGTCCGCGCTCGTCAGCCACCCCGGGGCGAGCTCCAAGTTGGCGAGCAGCCTCCAGGTGTGCAGCGACATGTACGACGATGTGTTCGACAGCCTCGACACCGCCGCGGACGCGATGGCGTCTCACGACAAGGGCACGCTGGACAGCATGCTCAGCGGCCTCATCTCCGACTTCTCGACGTGCGAGGACGCGTTCACGGAGGATTCCATAACCTCACCGATGGCGGCCGTCGACGACCGACTCACCAAGTTGGCTAGCAATTGCCTGGCCTTCTCTTCTTTGCTCTGA